The following are encoded together in the Balaenoptera acutorostrata chromosome 9, mBalAcu1.1, whole genome shotgun sequence genome:
- the NUMA1 gene encoding nuclear mitotic apparatus protein 1 isoform X1: MTLHATRAAALLSWVNSLHVADPVEAVLQLQDCSVFLRIIDSIHGTDEGQQILQQPVPERLEFVCSFLQKNRKHPSSPECLVSVQKVMEGSELELAKMTMLLLYHSSMSSKSPRDWEQFEYKIQAELAVILKFVLDHEDGLNLNEDLENFLQKAPVPSPCSSTISEELSPPSHQAKREVRFLELQKVASSSGNNFLSGSPASPMGDILQTPQFQMRRLKKQLADERNNRDELELELAENRKLLTEKDAQIAMMQQRIDRLALLNEKQAASPLEPRELEELRGKNESLTIRLHETLRQCQDLKTEKSQMDRKINQLSEENGDLSFKLREFASHLQQLQGALNELTEEHSQATREWVEKQTHLEKELGTALQDKKCLEEKNEILQGKLSQLEEHLAQLRENPPREKGEVLGDVLQLETLKQEAATLGADNTQLQARVEVLETELGQREAKLLAERSHFEEEKQQLASLIAELQGSLSHLGQAKEELEQASQAQGARLSAQVATMTSELTTLNATVQQRDQELAGLKQQAQTEQAQLAQTLQQQEQASQSLRQQVEQLSSSLKQKEQQLEEAAKEQKATRRDYTQQLATAAEEREASLRERDVALQQLEALEKEKAAKLEVLQQQLQAASEARDSAQTSVIQARREKAELSQKVEELHAHVEAAHQERCEVQAQVVELKAQLRSEQQKATERETVAQEKAQLQEQVRALEESLKVTKGSLEEEKRRAADILAEQQRCISRLEAETRSLVEQHRQEQKELEEEKAGRRGLEARLQQLGEAHQAKTEALRQELAEAIASQREAESECEQLAKEVATWRERYEDSQQEEAQYGAIFQEQLMTLKEECEKARQELQEAKEKVAGIEAHSELQIGRQQSELAQLHASLARALQQVQEKEVRAQKLADDLSALQEKMAATSKEVARLEALVRKAGEQQETASQELLKEPPRAGDRESEWLKEHQGRPFCSTQAALQAMEREAEQMGSELERLRAALMESQGQQQEERGQQEREVARLTQERGRAQADLALEKAAKAELEMRLQNALNEQRVEFAALQEALAHALMEKEGKDQELAKLRGQEAAQGAELKELQQTVERLKEQLARKEEECPQSLGMASREDASGSGAQSEATGKTEQKGPELEALRAEVSRLEQQVREYQEKASSLERSLEAERASHAERAGALETLRGQLEQKAQELGSGQDTLASAQRELATLRTKVQEHSKAEDGWKAQVARSQQEAERKNSLISSLEEEVSILNRQVLEKEGESKELKRLVIAESEKSQKVEERLRLLQAEMASSSARAAERSSALREEVQTLREEAEKQRVASESLRQELASQAERAEELGQELKAWQEKFFQKEQALSSLQLEHTSTQALVSELLPAKHLCQQLQAEQAATEKRHREELEQSKQAAGGLRAELLRAQRELAELVPLRQKVAEQERAAQQLRAEKASYAEQLSMLKKAHGLLAEENRGLGERANLGRQFLEVELDQAREKYGQELAAVRAEAETRLAEMQREAQSTARELEVMTAKYEGAKVKVLEERQRFQEERQKLTAQVEQLELFQREQTKQVEELSKKLADHDQASKVQQQKLKAQGGESQQEAQRLQAQLNELQAQLSQKEQAAEHYKLQMEKAKTHYDAKKQQNQELQEQLRGLEQLQTENKELRAEADRLGRELQQAGLKTREAEQTCRHLTAQVCSLEAQVAHADQQLRDLGKFQVATDALKSREPQAKPQLDLSIDSLDLSCEEGTPLTITSKLPRTQPDGTSIPGEPASPISQRLPPKVESLESLYFTPIPARGQPPLESSLDSLGDVFLDSGRKTRSSRRRTTQIINITMTKKLDVEEPDSANSSFYSTQSAPASQAGPRAASSTQSLARLGSPDDGNSALLSLPGYRPTTRSSARRSQAGVSSGAPPGRNSFYMGTCQDEPEQLDDWNRIAELQQRNRVCPPHLKTCYPLESRLGSTEHFLYPTQPSLSLPTITDEEIKTGDPRETLRRASMQPTQIAEGAGITTRQQRKRVSSEPHQGPGTPESKKATTCFPRPMTPRDRHEGRRQSTTEAQKKAAPAVVKQADRRQSMAFSILNTPKKLGNSLLRRAASKKAPSKASPNPRSGTRRSPRIATTTASAATATSRAKGKVEALTGKGEGSALRNLAKH; encoded by the exons ATGACGCTCCATGCCACCCGGGCAGCTGCACTCCTCTCTTGG GTGAACAGTCTACACGTGGCTGACCCCGTGGAGGCCGTGCTGCAGCTCCAGGACTGCAGCGTCTTCCTCAGGATCATTGACAGCAT CCATGGCACTGACGAAGGGCAGCAAATCCTGCAGCAGCCGGTGCCAGAGAGACTGGAATTTGTGTGCAGTTTTCTGCAGA AAAACCGAAAACATCCCTCTTCTCCAGAATGCCTGGTGTCAGTGCAAAAGGTGATGGAGGGATCAGAGCTGGAACTTGCCAAG ATGACCATGCTGCTCTTGTACCACTCTTCCATGAGCTCCAAAAGTCCCAGGGACTGGGAACAATTTGAATACAAGATTCAG GCTGAGTTAGCTGTCATTCTCAAATTTGTGCTGGACCATGAGGATGGGCTAAACCTGAATGAGGACTTAGAGAACTTCTTACAGAAAG CTCCTGTCCCTTCCCCCTGTTCCAGCACCATCTCTGAAGAGCTCTCCCCACCCAGCCACCAGGCCAAGAGGGAGGTTCGCTTCCTAGAGCTACAGAAAGTCGCCTCTTCCAGTGGGAACAA CTTCCTCTCAGGTTCTCCAGCCTCCCCCATGGGTGACATTCTGCAGACCCCACAATTCCAGATGAGGCGGCTGAAGAAGCAGCTTGCAGATGAGAGAAATAATCGAGACGAGCTGGAGCTGGAGTTGGCTGAGAACCGCAAGCTCCTCACAGAGAAGG ATGCGCAGATAGCCATGATGCAGCAGCGCATCGACCGCCTGGCTCTGCTGAACGAGAAGCAGGCGGCCAGTCCACTGGAGCCCAGGGAGCTTGAGGAGCTCCGTGGCAAGAATGAGAG CCTCACCATACGGCTCCACGAAACTCTGAGGCAGTGCCAGGACCTGAAGACAGAGAAGAGCCAGATGGATCGCAAAATTAACCAGCTTTCTGAAGAGAATGGGGACCTTTCCTTTAAG CTGCGGGAGTTTGCCAGTCACCTGCAGCAACTACAGGGGGCCCTCAATGAACTGACAGAAGAGCACAGCCAGGCCACTCGGGAGTGGGTGGAGAAGCAGACCCATCTGGAGAAGGAGCTCGGCACAGCCCTGCAGGACAAG AAATGCCTTGAAGAGAAGAATGAAATCCTTCAGGGAAAACTTTCACAGCTGGAAGAACATTTGGCCCAGCTGCGGGAGAACCCACCCCGGGAGAAGGGCGAGGTGCTGGGTGACGTCTTGCAG CTGGAAACTCTCAAGCAAGAGGCAGCCACTCTCGGTGCAGACAACACCCAGCTCCAAGCCAGAGTGGAGGTGCTGGAGACTGAGCTTGGCCAGCGGGAAGCCAAGCTGCTTGCCGAGCGGAGCCACTTTGAAGAAGAAAAGCAGCAGTTGGCCAGCCTGATTGCCGAGCTGCAGGGCTCCCTGTCCCACCTTGGCCAGGCCAAGGAAGAGCTGGAGCAGGCCTCTCAGGCTCAGGGGGCCCGGCTGTCTGCCCAGGTGGCCACGATGACCTCCGAGCTCACCACCCTCAATGCCACCGTCCAGCAGCGGGATCAAGAACTGGCTGGCCTAAAGCAGCAGGCCCAAACAGAGCAGGCGCAGCTCGCGCAGACCCTCCAGCAGCAGGAACAGGCCTCCCAGAGCCTCCGCCAGCAGGTGGAGCAGCTGAGCAGCAGCCtgaagcagaaggaacagcagtTGGAAGAGGCCGCCAAGGAGCAGAAGGCCACCCGGCGAGACTACACCCAGCAACTGGCCACTGCGGCTGAGGAGCGGGAGGCCTCTTTACGGGAGAGAGATGTAGCCCTCCAGCAGCTGGAGGCGTTGGAGAAGGAGAAGGCCGCCAAGCTGGAggtcctgcaacagcagcttcaGGCTGCTAGTGAAGCCCGGGACAGTGCCCAGACCTCGGTGATACAGGCCCGGCGGGAGAAGGCAGAGCTGAGCCAGAAGGTGGAGGAACTCCATGCCCATGTTGAGGCAGCTCACCAGGAGCGGTGTGAGGTGCAAGCCCAAGTGGTAGAGCTGAAGGCCCAGCTGAGGTCTGAGCAGCAAAAAGCAACCGAGAGAGAAACGGTGGCCCAGGAGAAGGCCCAGCTCCAGGAGCAGGTCCGGGCCCTTGAGGAGTCCTTGAAGGTCACCAAGGGCAGCCTGGAAGAGGAGAAGCGCAGGGCTGCAGACATCCTGGCAGAGCAGCAGCGATGCATCTCCAGGCTGGAGGCAGAGACCCGGAGCCTGGTGGAGCAGCACAGGCAGGAACAGAAGGAGCTGGAAGAAGAGAAGGCTGGGCGCAGGGGGCTGGAGGCCCGATTACAGCAGCTCGGGGAGGCCCATCAGGCCAAGACAGAAGCCCTGCGGCAGGAGCTGGCCGAGGCCATAGCCTCCCAGCGCGAGGCCGAGAGTGAGTGTGAGCAGCTTGCCAAGGAGGTGGCCACCTGGCGTGAGCGGTACGAGGACAGCCAGCAAGAGGAGGCGCAGTACGGCGCCATATTCCAGGAACAGCTGATGACCCTGAAGGAGGAATGCGAGAAGGCCCGCCAGGAGCTGCAGGAGGCAAAGGAGAAGGTGGCAGGGATAGAGGCCCACAGCGAGCTCCAGATCGGCCGGCAGCAGAGTGAGCTTGCTCAGCTTCACGCCAGCCTGGCCAGGGCCCTGCAGCAGGTCCAGGAGAAGGAGGTCAGGGCCCAGAAGCTCGCAGACGACCTATCTGCTCTGCAGGAGAAGATGGCTGCTACCAGCAAGGAGGTGGCCCGCCTGGAGGCCTTGGTGCGCAAGGCGGGTGAGCAGCAGGAGACGGCCTCCCAGGAGCTACTCAAGGAGCCGCCCAGGGCAGGAGACAGAGAGTCGGAGTGGCTGAAAGAGCATCAGGGACGCCCGTTCTGCAGCACGCAGGCTGCACTGCAGGCCATGGAGCGTGAGGCAGAGCAAATGGGCAGTGAGCTGGAGAGGCTGCGGGCCGCGCTGATGGAGAGCCAGGGGCAGCAGCAGGAGGAGCGTGGGCAGCAGGAGAGGGAGGTGGCGCGGCTGACCCAGGAGCGGGGCCGGGCCCAAGCCGACCTTGCCTTGGAGAAGGCCGCCAAGGCAGAGCTTGAGATGCGGCTGCAGAATGCCCTCAATGAGCAGCGTGTGGAGTTTGCCGCCTTGCAGGAGGCACTGGCCCACGCCCTGATGGAAAAGGAGGGGAAGGATCAGGAGCTGGCCAAGCTTCGTGGGCAGGAGGCAGCCCAGGGGGCAGAGCTGAAGGAGCTTCAGCAAACCGTGGAGCGACTGAAGGAACAGCTggccaggaaggaggaggagtgcCCACAGTCTCTAGGGATGGCCAGCCGAGAAGACGCTTCCGGGTCGGGAGCCCAGTCTGAGGCTACTGGAAAGACAGAGCAAAAAGGCCCGGAGCTGGAGGCTCTGCGGGCAGAGGTGAGCAGGCTGGAGCAGCAGGTCCGCGAGTACCAGGAGAAGGCCTCCAGCCTGGAGCGCAGCCTCGAGGCTGAGCGCGCCTCCCACGCGGAGCGGGCCGGTGCTCTGGAGACTTTGCGGGGCCAGTTAGAGCAGAAGGCCCAGGAGCTGGGGAGCGGTCAGGACACCTTAGCCTCAGCCCAGAGGGAGCTGGCCACCCTCCGCACCAAGGTCCAAGAGCACAGCAAGGCTGAGGATGGGTGGAAGGCACAGGTGGCCCGGAGTCAGCAGGAGGCTGAGAGGAAAAACAGCCTCATCAGCAGCTTGGAGGAGGAGGTGTCCATCCTGAACCGCCAGGTGCTGGAGAAGGAAGGCGAGAGCAAGGAGTTGAAGCGGCTGGTTATTGCCGAGTCAGAGAAGAGCCAGAAGGTGGAAGAGAGACTGCGTCTGCTCCAGGCAGAGATGGCCAGCAGCAGCGCCAGGGCTGCAGAACGCAGTTCTGCTCTGCGGGAGGAGGTCCAGACCCTCCGGGAGGAGGCGGAGAAGCAGCGGGTGGCTTCCGAGAGCCTGAGGCAGGAGCTGGCCTCGCAGGCAGAGCGAGCGGAAGAGCTGGGCCAAGAGTTGAAGGCCTGGCAGGAGAAGTTCTTCCAGAAGGAGCAGGCCCTCTCTTCCCTGCAGCTTGAGCACACTAGCACGCAGGCCCTGGTGAGCGAGCTGCTGCCCGCTAAGCACCTGTGCCAGCAGCTGCAGGCTGAGCAGGCAGCCACTGAGAAACGCCATCGAGAGGAGCTGGAGCAGAGCAAGCAGGCAGCTGGTGGGCTGCGGGCGGAGCTGCTGCGGGCCCAGCGCGAGCTCGCGGAGCTGGTGCCCCTGCGGCAGAAGGTGGCGGAGCAGGAGCGAGCAGCCCAGCAGCTGCGGGCAGAGAAGGCCAGCTACGCAGAGCAGCTGAGCATGCTGAAGAAGGCTCATGGCCTGCTGGCGGAGGAGAACCGGGGGTTGGGCGAGCGGGCCAACCTCGGCCGGCAGTTTCTGGAAGTGGAGCTGGACCAGGCCCGGGAGAAGTACGGCCAAGAGCTGGCAGCTGTGCGTGCTGAGGCTGAGACCCGTCTGGCCGAGATGCAGCGGGAAGCACAGAGTACTGCCCGGGAGCTGGAGGTGATGACTGCCAAGTACGAGGGTGCCAAGGTCAAGGTCCTGGAGGAGAGGCAGCGTTTCcaggaggagaggcagaaacTCACTGCCCAG GTGGAGCAGCTAGAGTTATTTCAGAGAGAGCAAACTAAGCAG gtGGAAGAACTGAGTAAGAAGCTAGCTGACCATGACCAAGCCAGCAAGGTGCAGCAGCAGAAGCTGAAG gcccagggaggtgagAGCCAGCAAGAGGCCCAGCGCCTCCAGGCCCAGCTGAACGAGCTGCAGGCCCAGCTGAGCCAGAAGGAGCAGGCGGCTGAGCACTACAAGCTGCAG ATGGAGAAGGCCAAGACTCATTATGATGCCAAGAAGCAGCAGAACCAAGAGCTGCAGGAGCAGCTGCGGGGCCTGGAGCAGCTGCAGACAGAGAACAAGGAGCTGCGGGCTGAAGCGGATCGGCTGGGCCGGGAGCTGCAGCAGGCTGGGCTGAAGACCAGGGAGGCCGAGCAGACCTGCCGTCACCTCACCGCCCAGGTGTGCAGCCTGGAGGCACAG GTTGCCCATGCTGACCAGCAGCTTCGGGACCTGGGCAAGTTCCAGGTGGCGACTGACGCCTTAAAGAGCCGGGAGCCCCAGGCTAAGCCTCAGCTGGACTTGAGCATTGACAGCCTGGATCTGAGCTGCGAGGAGGGGACCCCACTCACTATCACCAG CAAGTTGCCTCGTACCCAGCCAGATGGCACCAGCATCCCTGGAGAGCCAGCCTCGCCCATCTCCCAGCGTCTGCCCCCCAAGGTAGAATCCCTGGAGAGTCTCTACTTCACCCCCATCCCCGCTCGGGGTCAGCCCCCCCTGGAGAGCAGCCTGGACTCCTTGGGGGATGTCTTCCTGGACTCAGGCCGGAAGACCCGCTCCTCTCGTCGGCGCACCACGCAAATCATCAACATCACCATGACCAAG AAGCTAGATGTGGAGGAGCCAGACAGCGCCAACTCCTCCTTCTATAGCACACAGTctgcccctgcttcccaggccGGCCCGAGAGCTGCCTCCTCCACCCAGTCTCTGGCCCGCCTGGGCTCTCCCGACGACGGCAACTCAGCTCTGCTAAGCCTGCCTGGCTACCGGCCCACCACTCGCAGCTCTGCTCGCCGCTCCCAGGCTGGGGTGTCCAGTGGGGCCCCTCCAG GCAGGAACAGCTTCTACATGGGCACTTGCCAGGATGAACCTGAGCAGCTGGATGACTGGAACCGCATTGCAGAGTTGCAGCAGCGCAATCGAGTGTGCCCCCCGCACTTAAAGACCTGCTACCCCCTGGAGTCTAGG CTTGGCTCCACCGAACACTTCCTCTACCCCACGCAGCCTTCCCTGAGCCTGCCTACCATCACAGATGAGGAGATAAAAACCGGTGACCCCCGGGAGACCCTGCGCCGAGCCAGCATGCAGCCAACCCAGATAGCTGAGGGTGCTGGCATCACCACCCGGCAGCAGCGCAAACGGGTCTCCTCAGAGCCCCATCAGGGCCCTGGCACCCCCGAG TCTAAAAAGGCCACCACCTGTTTCCCACGCCCCATGACTCCCCGGGACCGACATGAAGGGCGCAGACAGAGCACTACCGAGGCCCAGAAGAAAGCAGCTCCAGCTGTTGTTAAACAG GCTGACCGCCGCCAGTCGATGGCCTTCAGCATCCTCAACACACCCAAGAAGCTCGGGAATAGCCTTCTGCGGAGGGCAGCCTCGAAGAAAGCCCCATCCAAggcctcccccaacccccgcaGTGGGACCCGCCGCTCTCCTCGCATCGCCACCACCACAGCCAGTGCCGCCACTGCCACCTCTCGGGCCAAGGGCAAGGTGGAGGCACtgacagggaagggagagggttcAGCTCTTAGGAACCTG gcAAAGCACTAA